The following nucleotide sequence is from Bacteroidota bacterium.
GCCCGATCCAGAGGGGATTACAGAAGTTGCCATCCACGAGGGATTGGTTGTCGATATTTTGCAGTACAGCGAAGAATGGATAGAAGTGCGTCTGCCCAATGGAGCGCGTGGCTGGGTGCCGGCTAACGTTGCCGAAACCATTTAGGCCCAGTTCGTGGCAAAAAGTTTGCGTTAAAAAAGTCCGCGCATCGTGTTGCAAGAAACGCTAACTTCTTTGTTCACCACCTGTTTAGCTCACCAGATCCCAAAGGGAAGAAATTGGAGCCATTAACCCATCATAATACCCACAATGGCGGATGGATCGAAGTCATCTGTGGGTCCATGTTTAGCGGAAAGACAGAAGAGCTCATCCGCCGATTGAAGCGCGCACGGATTGCAAAACAGCATGTTGAAATCTACAAGCCGGCTATTGATGCGCGCTTTAGCGAAACAGAAGTAGTGTCGCACGACGAAAATGCAATTCCCTCCATTCCTGTTCAGAATGCCTCTGAAATTCTGATGCGTGTCGGCGAAGCTGATGTTGTGGGAATTGATGAAGGACAGTTTTTCAACAACACACTCATCGAAGTCTGTTGTCAACTCGCCAGGGATGGCAAACGGGTGATAATTGCCGGGCTGGATCAGGATTACCTGGGTAAACCGTTTGAGCCCATTCCCAACTTGATGGCGGTTGCCGAGTTTGTGACCAAGCTGCACGCCGTATGCATGGTCTGTGGATCGCCTGCGAATCATTCTCAGCGCCTGAACGATGATGCGGATCGCCTCCTTGTTGGCGCTGCTGAAGCGTATGAGCCCCGTTGCCGGCGCCATTTTCATCCACAAAACGAAGAAGCTGCCCGGTCCAAAGCTGCGCCGGCCGCCAAAATGGCTGAAAAAAGCTAACCCCACAGGTCCGATCTAATAAAGACGGGGGAAATTTGTATCTTTTACCTACTGTCTGCACACTTGTCGACGCAAGGTTATGCGACAACTGCGTAATCTTCACATGGCACCCTTGCATTTGCGTTTCTGCATGTACAATTTAGGGTAGTGCATGGACGTCCGACCTGCGCTTCTCATTAGATCACCCTACCTCCCGAGGATGTACAATGGATACTACGAAAGAAGGCGGACCTGCCGCAGCTTCTGTTGATGAAGCTGTTGACGCAATGACTGCTACCCTGGCCCCCAAAGCGGATCTTACGAAGCG
It contains:
- a CDS encoding thymidine kinase codes for the protein MEPLTHHNTHNGGWIEVICGSMFSGKTEELIRRLKRARIAKQHVEIYKPAIDARFSETEVVSHDENAIPSIPVQNASEILMRVGEADVVGIDEGQFFNNTLIEVCCQLARDGKRVIIAGLDQDYLGKPFEPIPNLMAVAEFVTKLHAVCMVCGSPANHSQRLNDDADRLLVGAAEAYEPRCRRHFHPQNEEAARSKAAPAAKMAEKS